In Mammaliicoccus sp. Marseille-Q6498, the genomic stretch TTCCATTTTCTATTTCGTGCGACTTATTTCTAACATCCAATAAAGAGCGACGCAAAAGTACACACTTATTGAATATAATTTTTAACATTCTATTACTATATCAGAACAAAATAGCAAAATCAAGCTTTTACACTTTTTAAAATGTAATAACCCTTGCTTTTTTCTATCGTTTCTGCATTACCGAAAACGTCCTGCATTTTTTTCTTTGCAGAAGGCATTCCTTGTTTCTTCTGAATCACAACCCAAAGCTCTCCTCCACTCAACAAAACGTCGTCGCTTTGTTCAAGGATACGATGTACAACATCTTTACCAGCTCTAATAGGCGGATTAGTTAAAACAAAATCAAATGTTTCGTTTGATACAGCGTCTAAGCAATTGCTTACTTTAACTTCTGCATTGTCGATATTATTCGATTTTTTATTATCTTTTGCCAATTCTATCGCTCTTTCGTTTACATCAACAAGCGTTATTTCACTGTGTGGCAATACTTTTGCACACATTAAACCTATAGGGCCATAACCGCAACCAACATCCAATATTTTCTTTTTCGGACCGGGTGGATTTATATTCAAAAACGTCGTAACAAGTAAATCAGAACCAAAATCTATTTTCCCTTTAGAGAAAACACCATGATCTGACTGAAGAGAAATTTTAATGTCACGATAATGGTAATCGAAATTTTCGCGTTCTGACTTTACATCTGGATCATTATCATAATAATGACTCATTATGTCACCTCTTTAATACATTTAATGAGTAAAGAAAAACCCGTTATCATGATAATAACGGGTTTTTGATTTAATACAGAAATTATTTTAATTCTACAGTTGCGCCAACTTCTTCTAATTTTTCTTTTAAAGCTTCAGCGTCTTCTTTAGATAATCCTTCTTTAACAACTTTAGGAGCGTTGTCTACAACTTCTTTAGCTTCTTTTAATCCTAAACCAGTTGCTTCTTTAACTGCTTTAACAACTTTGATTTTAGAATCTCCAACTGAAGTTAATTCAACATCAAATTCAGTTTGTTCAGCTGCTGCGTCTCCACCAGCTGCGCCAGCTGCTGCTACAGGAGCTGCTGCTGTTACACCGAATTCTTCTTCAATAGCTTTAACTAAGTCATTTAATTCTAATACTGACATTTCTTTAATTGCTTCAATAATTTTTTCATTAGACATGATATATTTCCTCCGTTAATTAAGTTTATTTAATACTGAATTATTCAGCACTTTCTTCTTTTTGTTCTCCAACAGCTTTAACTGCATAAGCAAAGTTACGAACTGGAGCTTGTAATACAGATAGTAACATTGATACAAGACCGTCTTTTGATGGTAATGAACCAATAGTGTTAACTTCTTCTGCTGTTACAACTTGTCCTTCAATAATACCTGCTTTGATTTCTAAAGCTTCGTTTTCTTTTGCGAAGTCAGCAAGAATTTTTGCTGGTTCTACAACTTCTTCGTTAGAAAAAGCAACTGCGTTAGGTCCAGTTAAGAATTCTTCTAAACCTTCAATTCCAGCAGCTTCAGCAGCACGACGAACTAAAGTATTTTTGTAAACTTTATATTCGATACCTGCTTCACGTAATTGCTTACGTAATTCAGTAACTTGCGCAACTGTTAAACCACGGTAATCCACAATAATTGTTGAAACAGAATTTTTAAATTGATCAGTAATTACATCAACTTTTTGTTGTTTCACTTCAACGATTTTTGAATTAGACATCTTTACACCTCCATATTAATTATCTCGTGCTTTTATGATGAGGCATCTCAACAAAAAAGCACTTTTTACCCACGGCAAAAAGTGCTTGAAATTATACGTTCAAGTCAATTTAGGCCTCGGTAGGATAGAATTTTAAGTACTAAATATAGAACTCCTACTGTCTTAGGTTAAATATTACACATCCAAAACTATAACGCGTTTAGGACGTGAAGTCAATATATTTTTATTATAATTTAAAGCCTGCAGCGTCTACTTTGATACCAGGGCCCATTGTTGTTGTTACAGCAACAGACTTGAAGTAAGTACCTTTAGATGATGCTGGTTTAGCTTTAGTTAATGTATCTTGGATAGTTTTGAAGTTTTCAACTAATTGATTTTCATCAAATGATACTTTACCAATAGAAGCATGAACAATACCAGATTTTTCAGCGCGGTATTCTACTTTACCAGCTTTAATTTCTTCGACTGCTTTTTTAATATCCATAGTAACTGTACCAGTTTTAGGGTTTGGCATTAAACCTTTAGGTCCTAATACACGACCAAGTTTACCAACTTCACCCATCATATCAGGTGTAGCAACAATAACATCAAACTCGAACCAACCTTGGTTGATTTTGTTAATGTATTCTTCACCTACATAATCTGCTCCAGCTTCTTCTGCTTCTTTGATTTTATCACCTTTAGCGAATACTAATACACGTTGTGTTTTACCAGTTCCGTGTGGTAATACTACTGCGCCACGGATTTGTTGGTCATTTTTACGAGTATCAATACCTAAACGAAATGCAACTTCTACAGATGCATCAAAGTTTACAGTACTTGTTTCTTTTGCTAATTTCATAGCTTCTTCTACTGAGTATAATGAAGTACGATCAACTTTAGCAATTGCTTCTTGATACTTTTTACCTTTTTTAGCCATAATTGTTTTCCTCCTTTAGTGGTTTTAGCGGAATGTTACCTCCCACGTGCATTATCATTTAAGACAATGCAATAGCAGACAGCGATATAGCCGCCTGCTTAAACTTTAAAATTTCAATTATTCTACGACAATACCCATGCTACGTGCAGTACCTTCAACGATACGCATAGCTGCTTCTTCAGATGCTGCGTTTAAGTCAGGCATTTTAGAGTTAGCGATTTCACGTACTTGATCTTGAGTTACTGTAGCAACTTTAGTTTTATTAGGTTCACCTGAACCTTTTTCTACTTTAGCTGCTTTTTTAAGTAATACTGCTGCAGGTGGTGTCTTAGTGATGAAAGTAAATGAACGATCTTCAAATACTGTAATTTCAACTGGAATGATTAAACCTGCTTGCTCTTGTGTACGAGCGTTGAATTCTTTACAGAATCCCATAATATTCACACCGGCTTGACCTAATGCAGGACCAACTGGTGGTGCTGGGTTTGCTTTACCTGCAGGAATTTGCAATTTAACTACTTTAACTACTTTTTTAGCCACGATGTGCACCTCCTTGATATCGTGATGTGGTCATGGGGTAATGATATTTTACCCTCCCACTCTTCATTTCGTAATGAAATGGTTGCGCATAGTCCGAGCGCGACCTTTAAATAATAACATCGAAATCATTAAAATTCAAGTGTTTTTTTACAACTTTTCGATTTGATCGAATTCTACTTCAACAGGTGTTTCTCTGCCAAACATGTCAACAAGCACTGTCAGTTTATATTTCTCAACATCTATTTCTTTAATTTCACCGACTTGATTACTAAATGGTCCACTCGTTACTCGAACTTGTTCGCCTAATTCTACTTCAACGTCTACTGTTTTTTCAGACATACCCATTTGTTTTAAAATGAATTTCGCTTCATCTGGTAATAATGGGTTAGGTTTAGAACCTGCACCAGCAGATCCAACAAAACCTGTTACACCTGGTGTATTTCTTACAATATACCAAGACTCATCTGTCATAATTAGTTCTACTAGTACATAACCAGGGAACGTCTTCTTAATTTGTGTCTTAGCTTTACCATCTTTAATAGATGTTTCTTCCTCTTCAGGTATTACTACTCTAAAGATTTGTTCTTGCATATTCATTGTTTCGACACGTTTTTCAAGGTTTGTTTTTACTTTGTTTTCATAACCTGAATATGTGTGCACTGCGTACCATCGTTTAGCACCTGTATCTTCTGACATTTTGCCACTCCTTACTATTTAGTCAAATTGATTAACTCTGTTATACCTAAATCTAATGCATAGAAAAAGATTAAGAAAAAGATTACTGTGAACACTACAATCGTTGTATATTTAACAAGTTCTTTGCTTGTGGGCCAACTTGTCTTCTGCATTTCTGATTTTACGCCTTGAAAGAAATTTTCTTTTTTAGCCATTGATTTTCCTCCTTCTATATGGATTCTTTATGCAATGTATGCGTATTACAAGTTTTACAAAACTTTTTTAGCTCTAATCGGTTATCTGTTTCTTTTTTAGGGACTGTATAATTTCTAGCTCCGCATTTTTCGCAATTTAAAGGGACTTTTCTCATATTCTCACCTTATTCATTCTAATCCTAGATTAATATACAAAACAAAACACCTAATTGTCAAACAGTGCGGAAGTGATTTCTTCCTTATTTAACTTCGTTTTTATTCGATACTGTGCATTGTATATATGTTTTATAGGTACATTAAGTTCATTTGATATTTCTTTTTTAGTTTTTCCATGCAAAGTATATTTTACTACGTTTACTTCAAAATTGTTTAGTTTATTTTGTTTTAACAAGTTAGATAAAAAATTTTCTATGAATATATAATCTTCAATCGTTTGTTCTTTACTTTCACAAATTAAATTGCCTAAACAACAATCTTCATCTTGTTGATGACCGTCAAGCCTGTATGGCGTTGCATTCAATCGATATTTTTCACTTTTAAGTTTACGAATATAATCGATTTTAGCATTCTTAATGATGACATTTGCACAATGAGAGAACGATTGTTTCTTTCGGACATCAAAAGTAAGTGCTTGTTTATACAAATTATACCTGATCGTTTGAGCAATATCTTCTCGCTCTTCATGAGATATATTTAACACGTTAATTCTCTTTTTAATATCTTGTTCGAATAACTTTAACAATTGATTAAATAATTCAACCTTACCTTCTTGTATAGATTGGATCCAATTAAGCATTTGCTTTTCTGTAGTTATGTCGTTCATGGTGTTCAGTCCTTACAATAAGTATTGAACACATTTTACAGAGCCATTCATGCTTAAATCAAACTGCTAAAATTAATATTTATTTGTTATTTCGTCTCCATTTTTCAAATTGTTGCAACACTTCATTTGATAAGTTCAACCTATTTCTTGGGGTCTTCGTTTCTATTTCTGATAAGTGTTTCGTAACAATAGATTCTTGGCTTGCTATCGTCGACCACATTTCCCTGGAAGAAATTCTAAATGCGCCAGAACCAAAAATAGCATGCTGTTCACTCATATCACTTGTCACAACTGTAATGTGCGTAATATGTTTTCGATACAGTTCATAAGTTAATTTCTCAATATAACTATCCGCTGTTTCTTTACCTTTAGTATAAACAACTTTTACACCATGTTTTATTTCAATTGACTCTGTACCTTCAACACCATAAGCATCAAAAACAACAATCATTTCCCCGTCATGTTGCGTATTATAATTTATAAGTGTGATTAACAGTTTATCTCTTGCTTCTTCTAAAGATACTTGAGCAATAGATGATAATTCTTTAGACTGTCCTATTAAATTATAGCCATCTATAATCAAATAAATATCTTTCATTATGATTTGCCTATAGGATTTCTTTTTCGGTAAACTTCATACATCAATAAACTCGCTGCTACTGATGCGTTAAGACTATTAACATGACCTACCATTGGCAATTTAATATAAAAATCACACTTATCTTTAACTAAACGACTCATTCCTTCGCCTTCGCTTCCAATCACAATAACAAGTGGCATACTTGCATCCATTTGTCGGTAATCCGTTGCGTTAGTAGCATCCGTTCCCGCAATCCAATAGCCTACTTCTTGCAAGCGTTCCATCGTAGACGGTAAATTCGTTACGCGTATAACAGGTACGTGTTCAATCGCGCCTGTAGATGCTTTTGCGACAGTTGCATTCAATTGTACGGATCTTCTTTTAGGAATAATGATGCCATCTATTCCGATAGCGTCAGCAGTTCTCATAATAGAACCTAAATTATGTGGATCTTCTAAACCATCTAACATTAAAAGACACGGCTCGTGGTCGATATCTTTTGTTTCAGAAATAAAATCTTCTAACTCTTTATACGGATATGGTGCTATTTGTGCTGCTATACCTTGATGCGGTACATCTGTTAAATAGTCAATTTTGGATTTTGGGACAGTTTGTACAACAATTTTTTCAGATTTTGCAAGTTTTAAAATTTCACCAATTTGTTTTTTATTGATGCCCTCTTGTATGAGTACTTTATTAATTGTATGTCCTGAAGTAATGGCTTCTTTCACTGCATGCCTACCAACAATTATAGATTCATCCATTCGCATTCACCCTTTCTTCTGTAATATCTATCATTTTATTTATTAACAATTCTAATCTATCTATATCTTCTGTTAAATATAAATAGCCAATAACCGCTTCTATCGCTGAACTTTTTCTATATGTTTGAATATCGGTATTTTTAGCTTTAGTATAACTTTTCGCATTTCGTCCACGTTTAATAATTTCTAATTCCTCTTCAACAAAAAATGATGCTTCCATCAATATATTCAACGCATATGCTTGACCTTTTGCTGAAACATATTGCTTAGATAATTGGTGTAAACGATTTGGTTTACCTTTAATTTTAATAATGATGTGTTTTCTTACGTAAGTATCTAAAATAGAATCGCCCATATATGCGAGTGATAAAGGATTCAACATTTTAACTTCTAATTTATCCACGTTTAAATCTCACGCCTTGAGCTGTGTCTTCAAGAATGATATTTTGCGCTTTCAACATATCTCTAATTTCATCGGCACGTTGAAAGTCTTTTGATTTTCTCGCTTCATTACGCTCATTGATTAATTTTTCAATATCTTCGTCCAATAATTCATTATGATCGTTTCCTACTAAAGGCACACCAAGTACATCACTGAAAATTTGATATACTTCTTTAAAATGGTTAATAGTACGAACAGATGTCGTATTTTCTAATAAGTATTTATTAGCTAATTTGTTTAAGTCGTACCATGCCGTCATAGCATTAGCTGTGTTAAAATCATCGTCCATATATGTTTCAAAATCTTTCAACGCTTGATCAACGCCATCCATGTATTGATTCGTTTCGTCTTCTTCACGTAAGGCAAAAGTCGCTCTTTCCTCTAAAGATTTATAACTATTACGAATTCTTTCTAACCCTTTTTTAGCGGCTTGCACTAAATCTAAATCATAATTAATAGGATTTCTATAATGTGCGCCAACCATAAAGAATCTCAATACGTCCGGATCGATTTCTTTAATGATGTCATGAACTAATATGAAGTTTCCTAATGATTTACTCATTTTTTCATTGTTGATATTAACAAATCCGTTATGCATCCAATAGTTCGCAAAAGTTTTATCATTATGCGCTTCTGATTGTGCTATTTCGTTTTCATGGTGTGGGAATTGTAAATCTGTTCCACCGGCATGTATATCAATTGTATCACCTAAATGTATTTGAGCCATGACTGAACATTCTATATGCCATCCTGGACGTCCTTCTCCCCATGGGCTATCCCATTTGATTTCTCCAGGTTTCGCCTGTTTCCATAATGCAAAATCTAAGTCGTCTTCTTTTTGTTCGCCAGATTCGATTCTTGCGCCAACTTTTAAATCGTTAATAGATTGATGACTTAATTTACCATACCCATCAAAGCGACGCGTACGATAATATACATCTCCACCACTTTCGTATGCATATCCTTTTTCGACAAGCACATTTATAAAAGCAATAATATCGTCCATATGATCCATAACTCTTGGGTTAGACGTACCACGTTTACAATTTAATGCGCCAGTATCTTCATAGAAAGCTTGTATAAATCGGTCAGCAATTTCTGGTACCGTTTCACCTAATTCGTTAGCTGTTCTAATCAATTTATCGTCTACATCTGTGAAGTTAGATACATATTGTACGTCGTATCCTCTATATTCTAAATAGCGTCTTACAACATCAAATGCTACAGTTGATCTTGCATTCCCTATATGAATATAGTTATATACTGTTGGACCACAAACGTACATTTTTACTTTTCCTTCTTCAATAGGAATAAATTCTTCTTTTTTTCTTGTTAACGTATTATATAACGTAATCATCAACAATCTCTCCATTCTTCGTCTTTTCAAGTTGGCGTTCTAATTCTTTTAATTGTTCATAAATAGGGTCTGGTAAATTTGTGTGGTTAAAGTTTTTACCAACTTTTAATCCATCTTGTTTAACAATTCTGCCCGGAATACCTACTACTGTAGAAAAGTCAGGTACATCATTTAAGACAACAGAATTTGCACCGATATTTACATTACTTCCAACTTCTATATTTCCTAGCACTTTCGCGCCAGCAGCTATTAATACATTATCACCGATATCTGGGTGTCTTTTTCCACGTTCTTTGCCTGTACCGCCAAGCGTAACACCTTGATAAATTGTGACATTATTGCCAATTCGGCATGTTTCACCAATTACAATGCCCATACCATGGTCAATAAAAAGTCTTTTACCTATTGTTGCACCGGGGTGTATTTCAACACCTGTAAAGAAACGTGAGACTTGTGAAATCGTTCTTGCGATAAAATACATTTTTCTCTTGAAAAACCAATTTGCTATTAAATAACTCCAAATTGCATGCAATCCTGAGTAAGTCATAACGACTTCAAATGAAGACCTTGCCGCTGGGTCTTGTTCAAAAACCATTTGAATATCATCTTTGACTCTTTTAAACATTTAAATCCCCCCTCAGATTATAAAAAGGCACCTCTAACAAAAATTGCTAGAGGTGCCTTTTGCACGGTTCCACTCTTTTTAGCACAAAAATATGCTCACTCGTTAATCTATTAAAATTTGTCATTCTATAAAGGTGCATTCACTTTTATAATGTGGCACATTTTCACCAACCATGTACTCTCTACTTTCACATCAACAAAGTTACTTGTCCTTTAATTCAGTTTTATAATAGTGTCTTGAGCTATAAAAATCAAACGAAACGTTTTAATCTTTTTAGTACTTTGTCTCTACCTAGTAAAGCTATTGTGTTAGGTAGTTCTGGACCATGTGTTTGTCCTGAAACAGCAACACGTATAGGCATGAATAATTGTTTACCTTTAATACCCGTTTCTTTTTGTACAGCTTTGATTGATTTTTTGATTTCTGCTGGTTCAAATGGTTCTAAAGTTTCAAGTTGTTTTGAAAGTTCAGCCATTACAGTTGGAACTTGTTCGCCATCTAATACTTCTTGTGCTTCTTCACTGAATTCTAAATCTTCTCTGAAGAATAACTCTGATAACGGAACAATTTCACCTGCATAACTCATTTGTTGTTGATATAAACCAACTAAATCTCTTGCCCAAGATAATTCCGCTTCTGATGGACTTTCTGATAACAAACCAGCTTTGATAAGATGTGGAATAGTCATTTCAAATACAGTTTCAGAATCTTTTTCTTTCATGTATTGATTATTGATCCATTCTAATTTTTTCTTATCGAAAAATGCTGGTGATTTAGAAAGACGTTTTTCGTCGAATATTTTGACGAATTCATCATGAGAGAATATTTCTTCTTCACCTTCTGGAGACCATCCTAATAAAGCAATAAAGTTGAAAATGGCTTCAGGTAAATAACCTAAATCTTTATATTGTTCAATAAACTGTAAAATTTGGCCATCACGTTTACTTAATTTTTTACGTTCTTCATTTACGATTAAAGTCATATGTCCAAATCGTGGTGGTTCATATCCTAAAGCTTCATAAATCATAAGTTGTTTAGGTGTATTTGAAATATGATCGTCACCACGAATAACGTGAGAGATTTCCATAAAGTGGTCATCAATTGCTACAGCAAAGTTATAAGTTGGGATGCCGTCTTTTTTAACAATTACCCAGTCGCCGATACCGTTAGATTCAAAAGCTACTTCGCCTTTAACCATATCGTCAAATTTATATATTGTATCTTGAGGCACTCTGATACGAATACTAGGTTGTCTACCTTCAGCTTCAAATGCTTCTTGTTCTTCTTTAGTTAAGTTAGCATGTTTACCACCATAACGTGGCATTTCGCCTCTTGCGATTTGCTGTTCTCTTTCAGCTTCCAATTCTTCTGAAGTCATATAACATTTATATGCTTTATCTTCAGCTAATAATTGTTCAATAAGTGGTTGATAAATATGACCACGTTCTGATTGACGATATGGACCGTATCCTCCATCTTTATCAACGGATTCGTCCCAACCTAAACCTAACCATTCAAGGTTTGAAAATTGAGATAACTCTCCATCTTCTAAGTTTCTGGCTATATCTGTATCTTCAATACGTATAACAAAGTCCCCGTCATTATGTTTAGCAAATAGATAATTAAATAATGCGGTTCTTGCGTTACCGATGTGTAAGTAACCAGTCGGACTTGGCG encodes the following:
- the rplL gene encoding 50S ribosomal protein L7/L12, with amino-acid sequence MMSNEKIIEAIKEMSVLELNDLVKAIEEEFGVTAAAPVAAAGAAGGDAAAEQTEFDVELTSVGDSKIKVVKAVKEATGLGLKEAKEVVDNAPKVVKEGLSKEDAEALKEKLEEVGATVELK
- the rplJ gene encoding 50S ribosomal protein L10; amino-acid sequence: MSNSKIVEVKQQKVDVITDQFKNSVSTIIVDYRGLTVAQVTELRKQLREAGIEYKVYKNTLVRRAAEAAGIEGLEEFLTGPNAVAFSNEEVVEPAKILADFAKENEALEIKAGIIEGQVVTAEEVNTIGSLPSKDGLVSMLLSVLQAPVRNFAYAVKAVGEQKEESAE
- the cysS gene encoding cysteine--tRNA ligase gives rise to the protein MITLYNTLTRKKEEFIPIEEGKVKMYVCGPTVYNYIHIGNARSTVAFDVVRRYLEYRGYDVQYVSNFTDVDDKLIRTANELGETVPEIADRFIQAFYEDTGALNCKRGTSNPRVMDHMDDIIAFINVLVEKGYAYESGGDVYYRTRRFDGYGKLSHQSINDLKVGARIESGEQKEDDLDFALWKQAKPGEIKWDSPWGEGRPGWHIECSVMAQIHLGDTIDIHAGGTDLQFPHHENEIAQSEAHNDKTFANYWMHNGFVNINNEKMSKSLGNFILVHDIIKEIDPDVLRFFMVGAHYRNPINYDLDLVQAAKKGLERIRNSYKSLEERATFALREEDETNQYMDGVDQALKDFETYMDDDFNTANAMTAWYDLNKLANKYLLENTTSVRTINHFKEVYQIFSDVLGVPLVGNDHNELLDEDIEKLINERNEARKSKDFQRADEIRDMLKAQNIILEDTAQGVRFKRG
- a CDS encoding NYN domain-containing protein, with translation MKDIYLIIDGYNLIGQSKELSSIAQVSLEEARDKLLITLINYNTQHDGEMIVVFDAYGVEGTESIEIKHGVKVVYTKGKETADSYIEKLTYELYRKHITHITVVTSDMSEQHAIFGSGAFRISSREMWSTIASQESIVTKHLSEIETKTPRNRLNLSNEVLQQFEKWRRNNK
- the gltX gene encoding glutamate--tRNA ligase produces the protein MSNKVRVRYAPSPTGYLHIGNARTALFNYLFAKHNDGDFVIRIEDTDIARNLEDGELSQFSNLEWLGLGWDESVDKDGGYGPYRQSERGHIYQPLIEQLLAEDKAYKCYMTSEELEAEREQQIARGEMPRYGGKHANLTKEEQEAFEAEGRQPSIRIRVPQDTIYKFDDMVKGEVAFESNGIGDWVIVKKDGIPTYNFAVAIDDHFMEISHVIRGDDHISNTPKQLMIYEALGYEPPRFGHMTLIVNEERKKLSKRDGQILQFIEQYKDLGYLPEAIFNFIALLGWSPEGEEEIFSHDEFVKIFDEKRLSKSPAFFDKKKLEWINNQYMKEKDSETVFEMTIPHLIKAGLLSESPSEAELSWARDLVGLYQQQMSYAGEIVPLSELFFREDLEFSEEAQEVLDGEQVPTVMAELSKQLETLEPFEPAEIKKSIKAVQKETGIKGKQLFMPIRVAVSGQTHGPELPNTIALLGRDKVLKRLKRFV
- a CDS encoding ribonuclease III domain-containing protein produces the protein MLNPLSLAYMGDSILDTYVRKHIIIKIKGKPNRLHQLSKQYVSAKGQAYALNILMEASFFVEEELEIIKRGRNAKSYTKAKNTDIQTYRKSSAIEAVIGYLYLTEDIDRLELLINKMIDITEERVNANG
- the secE gene encoding preprotein translocase subunit SecE; amino-acid sequence: MAKKENFFQGVKSEMQKTSWPTSKELVKYTTIVVFTVIFFLIFFYALDLGITELINLTK
- the cysE gene encoding serine O-acetyltransferase, with translation MFKRVKDDIQMVFEQDPAARSSFEVVMTYSGLHAIWSYLIANWFFKRKMYFIARTISQVSRFFTGVEIHPGATIGKRLFIDHGMGIVIGETCRIGNNVTIYQGVTLGGTGKERGKRHPDIGDNVLIAAGAKVLGNIEVGSNVNIGANSVVLNDVPDFSTVVGIPGRIVKQDGLKVGKNFNHTNLPDPIYEQLKELERQLEKTKNGEIVDDYVI
- a CDS encoding class I SAM-dependent methyltransferase, translating into MSHYYDNDPDVKSERENFDYHYRDIKISLQSDHGVFSKGKIDFGSDLLVTTFLNINPPGPKKKILDVGCGYGPIGLMCAKVLPHSEITLVDVNERAIELAKDNKKSNNIDNAEVKVSNCLDAVSNETFDFVLTNPPIRAGKDVVHRILEQSDDVLLSGGELWVVIQKKQGMPSAKKKMQDVFGNAETIEKSKGYYILKSVKA
- the rplA gene encoding 50S ribosomal protein L1; amino-acid sequence: MAKKGKKYQEAIAKVDRTSLYSVEEAMKLAKETSTVNFDASVEVAFRLGIDTRKNDQQIRGAVVLPHGTGKTQRVLVFAKGDKIKEAEEAGADYVGEEYINKINQGWFEFDVIVATPDMMGEVGKLGRVLGPKGLMPNPKTGTVTMDIKKAVEEIKAGKVEYRAEKSGIVHASIGKVSFDENQLVENFKTIQDTLTKAKPASSKGTYFKSVAVTTTMGPGIKVDAAGFKL
- the nusG gene encoding transcription termination/antitermination protein NusG encodes the protein MSEDTGAKRWYAVHTYSGYENKVKTNLEKRVETMNMQEQIFRVVIPEEEETSIKDGKAKTQIKKTFPGYVLVELIMTDESWYIVRNTPGVTGFVGSAGAGSKPNPLLPDEAKFILKQMGMSEKTVDVEVELGEQVRVTSGPFSNQVGEIKEIDVEKYKLTVLVDMFGRETPVEVEFDQIEKL
- the rpmG gene encoding 50S ribosomal protein L33, producing MRKVPLNCEKCGARNYTVPKKETDNRLELKKFCKTCNTHTLHKESI
- a CDS encoding sigma factor — encoded protein: MNDITTEKQMLNWIQSIQEGKVELFNQLLKLFEQDIKKRINVLNISHEEREDIAQTIRYNLYKQALTFDVRKKQSFSHCANVIIKNAKIDYIRKLKSEKYRLNATPYRLDGHQQDEDCCLGNLICESKEQTIEDYIFIENFLSNLLKQNKLNNFEVNVVKYTLHGKTKKEISNELNVPIKHIYNAQYRIKTKLNKEEITSALFDN
- the rplK gene encoding 50S ribosomal protein L11; protein product: MAKKVVKVVKLQIPAGKANPAPPVGPALGQAGVNIMGFCKEFNARTQEQAGLIIPVEITVFEDRSFTFITKTPPAAVLLKKAAKVEKGSGEPNKTKVATVTQDQVREIANSKMPDLNAASEEAAMRIVEGTARSMGIVVE
- the rlmB gene encoding 23S rRNA (guanosine(2251)-2'-O)-methyltransferase RlmB, whose amino-acid sequence is MDESIIVGRHAVKEAITSGHTINKVLIQEGINKKQIGEILKLAKSEKIVVQTVPKSKIDYLTDVPHQGIAAQIAPYPYKELEDFISETKDIDHEPCLLMLDGLEDPHNLGSIMRTADAIGIDGIIIPKRRSVQLNATVAKASTGAIEHVPVIRVTNLPSTMERLQEVGYWIAGTDATNATDYRQMDASMPLVIVIGSEGEGMSRLVKDKCDFYIKLPMVGHVNSLNASVAASLLMYEVYRKRNPIGKS